One genomic window of Halococcus agarilyticus includes the following:
- a CDS encoding OB-fold nucleic acid binding domain-containing protein → MGSCIICGTSVDGHICGSHEEDVVFEFEGSRANQLTPGRFYEGAVDGFADFGVFVDIGDSVTGLLHRSELDTRLESLDWDAGETVYVQVTDVHDNGNVDLAWSIRQSPREFRGELVDDPEGDRLAEAEADSGTGAAGATDPNERAAADSAAEPETGSPAVADDENGSDATRTRTDGNADADDTGTSASSTDARESGTTATPTNEGSGGLVAAERERVPIDDLESRVGDHVRVEGTVVSVRQTGGPTVFELRDESGTVDCAAFEEAGVRAYPDVETDAVVAIEGEVERHRDDLQIETAGLAVLDGEEREEVEERLEDALAERAAPDAIEPLADDPVIDDLGEEIHDLAGLIRRAVLESRPVVVRHDASVDGYVAGAAIERATLPLVRDEHARDDAEYHYFDRRPVEDGIYDMDAATRDVTRMLDANERHDEQFPLFVFCGVGSAQSRDGLSLLSVYGVERAVLGDRALDADDLAAHVTPADRDAGATTATAIAANVAAGVNPEVRDDLDGLPAVSYWEDTPEAYADLASEAGADADRTRDVRGAIALVANYQAYEDKRELVADLLFDGSESLAERLAGQFREKLDAAIETAEAHLDQREADGVTVAVLDTDAFTHRYDFPPTDLLCDELHRRTREDTPVLLGLGEDELLLRHTGDLDLDTVAEAIAERAPEAGVTARAARDDRIEFLLGERDAVLDATVAAVGEQFD, encoded by the coding sequence ATGGGTAGTTGTATCATCTGCGGCACCTCCGTCGACGGCCACATCTGTGGCAGTCACGAGGAGGACGTCGTCTTCGAGTTCGAGGGATCGCGCGCGAACCAACTCACGCCCGGCCGCTTCTACGAGGGAGCGGTCGACGGCTTCGCCGACTTCGGCGTGTTCGTCGACATCGGCGACAGCGTCACCGGACTCCTTCATCGGAGCGAGCTCGACACCCGGCTGGAGAGCCTCGACTGGGACGCGGGCGAGACGGTGTACGTCCAAGTCACCGACGTTCACGACAACGGCAACGTCGACCTCGCGTGGTCGATCCGTCAGTCGCCACGCGAGTTCCGCGGCGAGCTCGTCGACGATCCCGAGGGCGATCGGCTCGCGGAGGCCGAGGCCGACTCCGGCACCGGGGCGGCGGGGGCGACCGACCCAAATGAGCGCGCGGCCGCCGACTCGGCGGCCGAACCCGAGACCGGTAGCCCCGCTGTAGCGGACGACGAGAACGGTAGTGACGCCACCCGGACCCGAACGGACGGGAACGCGGACGCGGACGACACGGGGACGAGCGCGAGTTCCACGGACGCACGTGAGAGCGGGACGACAGCCACCCCCACGAACGAGGGGAGCGGTGGCCTGGTGGCGGCCGAACGCGAGCGCGTGCCGATCGACGACCTCGAATCGCGGGTCGGCGACCACGTCCGCGTCGAGGGCACGGTCGTGAGCGTGCGCCAGACCGGCGGCCCGACGGTGTTCGAACTCCGCGACGAATCCGGTACTGTGGACTGTGCGGCGTTCGAGGAGGCCGGCGTCCGCGCGTATCCCGACGTCGAGACGGATGCGGTCGTCGCCATCGAGGGCGAGGTCGAACGCCACCGCGACGACCTCCAGATCGAGACCGCGGGGCTCGCGGTGCTCGACGGCGAGGAGCGCGAGGAAGTCGAGGAACGTCTCGAAGACGCACTCGCCGAACGAGCTGCGCCCGACGCGATCGAACCGCTCGCCGACGATCCCGTGATCGACGATCTCGGCGAGGAGATCCACGACCTCGCGGGACTGATCCGGCGCGCGGTGCTCGAATCCCGCCCCGTCGTCGTGCGTCACGACGCGAGCGTCGACGGCTACGTCGCGGGCGCGGCGATCGAGCGCGCCACGCTGCCCCTGGTGCGCGACGAGCACGCGCGCGACGACGCCGAGTACCACTACTTCGACCGCCGGCCGGTCGAAGACGGGATCTACGACATGGACGCCGCGACGCGCGACGTCACGAGAATGCTCGACGCCAACGAACGTCACGACGAGCAGTTCCCGCTGTTCGTGTTCTGCGGCGTCGGGAGCGCACAGTCGCGCGACGGCCTCTCGCTGCTCTCGGTCTATGGAGTCGAGCGGGCCGTGCTCGGCGACCGCGCGCTCGACGCGGACGACCTCGCGGCACACGTCACACCCGCCGATCGTGACGCCGGAGCGACGACCGCAACGGCGATCGCGGCGAACGTCGCGGCAGGCGTCAACCCCGAGGTCCGCGACGACCTCGATGGTCTCCCGGCGGTGAGTTACTGGGAGGACACGCCCGAGGCGTACGCCGACCTCGCGAGCGAGGCGGGTGCCGACGCCGACCGGACGCGCGACGTCCGGGGGGCGATCGCGCTGGTGGCGAACTACCAGGCCTACGAGGACAAGCGCGAACTCGTCGCCGATCTGCTGTTCGACGGCAGCGAGTCGCTCGCCGAACGGCTCGCGGGCCAGTTCCGCGAGAAGCTCGACGCGGCGATCGAGACCGCCGAGGCCCACCTCGACCAGCGGGAGGCCGACGGTGTCACCGTGGCGGTGCTCGACACCGACGCGTTCACCCATCGGTACGACTTCCCGCCGACCGATCTGCTGTGTGACGAACTCCACCGCCGGACCCGCGAGGACACACCTGTGCTCCTCGGGCTCGGCGAGGACGAACTCCTGCTCCGACACACTGGCGATCTCGATCTCGACACCGTTGCCGAAGCGATCGCCGAGCGCGCACCCGAGGCGGGCGTGACCGCACGCGCGGCCCGCGACGACCGGATCGAGTTCCTGCTCGGCGAGCGCGACGCCGTGCTCGACGCCACGGTTGCAGCAGTTGGCGAGCAGTTCGACTGA
- a CDS encoding metal-dependent hydrolase — translation MELTWHGHSTWYVTVGDTSLLIDPFFDNPHTSMEPADIETPDYVLLTHAHSDHVAHAGEFTDATIVAPVEVAAYVESEMGADDTIGMNIGGTLECDDAHVTMHRADHTSGVDLGYEYELGNPSGFVVSDEQPGPDGTGTAFYHAGDTGLMSEMKDVIAPYLQPDAVALPIGDHFTMGTWQASIAAEWLDADHVFPMHYDTMPPLEADPQAFVDAVDDRGIGSEVHVLDDDGTFEL, via the coding sequence ATGGAACTCACCTGGCACGGTCACTCGACGTGGTACGTCACCGTCGGCGACACCAGCCTGCTGATCGACCCCTTTTTCGACAACCCACACACCTCGATGGAGCCGGCTGACATCGAGACGCCGGACTACGTGCTCCTGACCCACGCCCACTCGGATCACGTCGCCCACGCGGGCGAGTTCACCGACGCGACGATCGTCGCGCCGGTCGAGGTCGCGGCGTACGTCGAGAGCGAGATGGGCGCGGATGACACCATCGGCATGAACATCGGCGGCACGCTCGAATGTGACGACGCCCACGTCACGATGCACCGCGCGGATCACACCAGCGGCGTCGATCTCGGCTACGAGTACGAGCTCGGCAACCCCTCGGGGTTCGTCGTGAGCGACGAGCAGCCAGGCCCCGACGGCACCGGCACCGCCTTCTACCACGCCGGCGACACCGGGCTGATGTCGGAGATGAAAGACGTCATCGCGCCGTACCTCCAGCCCGACGCGGTCGCGCTCCCGATCGGCGATCACTTCACGATGGGCACGTGGCAGGCCTCGATCGCGGCGGAGTGGCTCGACGCCGATCACGTCTTCCCGATGCACTACGACACCATGCCGCCGCTCGAAGCCGATCCCCAGGCATTCGTCGATGCGGTCGACGACCGTGGGATCGGTAGTGAGGTTCACGTGCTCGACGACGACGGGACGTTCGAACTCTGA
- a CDS encoding gluconate 2-dehydrogenase subunit 3 family protein, with amino-acid sequence MELTRRDALAALAGGSVVGGGGAVAVGRNEGEPSGARTATDDGSPTAADGAFTAVRDPLVAAARVVYPDEITGIATFVETYALGRIEERSAYRNGVERAVAAIDDRSESWYGGRYASLDAESRDAVLREMGVDTADPDPEGSTAEQVRYYVVNELLYALYTSPAGGKLVGIENPQGHPGGHESYQHGPR; translated from the coding sequence ATGGAACTCACGCGCCGGGACGCGCTCGCGGCGCTCGCCGGCGGTAGCGTCGTCGGCGGCGGTGGAGCGGTGGCGGTCGGACGGAACGAAGGCGAGCCGAGCGGAGCGCGAACGGCGACGGACGACGGATCGCCGACTGCGGCGGACGGGGCGTTCACGGCGGTGCGCGATCCCCTCGTTGCGGCTGCCCGAGTTGTCTATCCGGACGAGATAACCGGGATCGCGACGTTCGTCGAGACCTACGCACTCGGGCGTATCGAGGAGCGATCGGCGTATCGAAACGGCGTCGAGCGGGCGGTCGCCGCCATCGACGATCGTTCGGAATCGTGGTACGGCGGGCGATACGCGAGCCTCGACGCCGAAAGTCGGGATGCGGTGTTGCGCGAGATGGGGGTGGATACTGCCGATCCCGATCCCGAGGGCTCGACCGCCGAGCAGGTGCGGTACTACGTGGTGAACGAGCTGCTGTACGCGCTCTACACCTCGCCCGCCGGTGGGAAACTCGTTGGAATCGAGAACCCACAGGGCCATCCCGGCGGACACGAGAGCTATCAGCACGGACCACGATGA
- a CDS encoding OsmC family protein, translating to MADIEVNSTSEEGFVTRSRVGGFELTVDATDEEGPNPNATLVADYASCYIPAFRVGAQQRDYDDLGKIEIDAEADIDDDEDLSAIRFDIRVEADIAGDEDELVERGEDICHVHAALREELHADISIEGDAF from the coding sequence ATGGCAGATATCGAAGTCAACAGCACGTCCGAGGAGGGGTTCGTCACGCGAAGCCGGGTCGGCGGTTTCGAACTCACCGTCGACGCCACCGACGAGGAGGGGCCGAACCCGAACGCCACGCTCGTCGCCGACTACGCGTCGTGTTACATCCCTGCATTCCGCGTCGGGGCCCAGCAGCGCGACTACGACGACCTAGGCAAGATCGAGATCGACGCCGAAGCCGACATCGACGACGACGAGGACCTCTCGGCCATCCGGTTCGATATCCGCGTCGAGGCCGACATCGCCGGCGACGAGGACGAACTGGTAGAGCGCGGTGAGGACATCTGTCACGTCCACGCCGCGCTCCGCGAGGAGCTCCACGCCGACATCTCGATCGAAGGCGACGCGTTCTAA
- a CDS encoding fumarylacetoacetate hydrolase family protein produces the protein MHRVRFRDPDGELRTGEWLADEATISANAGSTGRVAFSEDTFAPEEVDVLAPAEPTKIVCVGLNYEDHAAEQGKELPDRPLLFLKGPNTVASHEQTVELLAGKERIEYEAELGVVIGRKCRHVDQGDAMDVVAGFTCVNDLSNRDDQRIEQNWVRGKAFDGAAPMGPVLATPDEVPDDATIELRCNGETKQRSSREKFIFSVPELIAEITTYMTLEPGDVISTGTPAGVGPLADGDEIVVEIEGIGTLSHSVTIP, from the coding sequence ATGCACCGCGTACGATTCCGCGATCCGGATGGCGAACTCCGCACCGGCGAATGGCTTGCAGACGAAGCGACGATCAGCGCGAACGCCGGGTCGACCGGTCGCGTCGCGTTCTCCGAGGACACGTTCGCGCCCGAGGAGGTCGACGTGCTCGCGCCAGCGGAGCCCACGAAGATCGTCTGCGTCGGACTCAACTACGAGGATCACGCTGCGGAGCAAGGGAAAGAGCTCCCCGATCGCCCGCTGCTCTTCCTGAAGGGGCCGAACACCGTGGCGAGCCACGAGCAGACCGTGGAGTTGCTCGCCGGGAAGGAGCGCATCGAGTACGAGGCCGAACTCGGCGTCGTGATCGGCCGGAAGTGTCGGCACGTCGACCAGGGAGACGCGATGGACGTCGTCGCCGGATTCACCTGCGTGAACGACCTCTCGAATCGCGACGACCAGCGGATCGAGCAGAACTGGGTGCGCGGGAAAGCGTTCGACGGGGCTGCACCGATGGGGCCCGTCCTCGCGACGCCCGACGAGGTTCCCGACGACGCCACGATCGAACTCCGGTGCAACGGCGAGACGAAACAGCGCTCCTCGCGAGAGAAATTCATCTTCTCGGTGCCCGAACTGATCGCGGAGATCACGACGTACATGACCCTCGAACCCGGCGACGTGATCTCGACCGGCACGCCCGCTGGCGTCGGCCCGCTCGCCGACGGCGACGAGATCGTAGTCGAGATCGAGGGGATCGGTACGCTCTCGCACTCGGTTACGATTCCGTGA